The Syngnathus scovelli strain Florida chromosome 18, RoL_Ssco_1.2, whole genome shotgun sequence genomic interval acaattgattttttttaaagggggcTCACATTACCCATAACAACATTTTTGTCTGTGGCTCGTCGCGGTTTAACCGGAACACGTTGTGGGCCAGCCAGGAGGCTCGAGCTCTAATCAAACACGTAAAAAGCAGAAATTAATTATCATCTTGACTCAAGATGCTccaagtagaatcacatttctgTACGGACATTTTGTTCGCAGGACaaagaaaaaatacatatatgtaacagtaaataaatatacacctgtgtggatttaaTTTACACCATTGTCTTGGGTACCATAAATGGTGACTTTTGATGACAATAATTTGCAATTGTAAAATGTGTTAGTTCACCACATGTTTTCATCTTACCAGTTGCTGGAAAGTCCTTGGCTCGTTGTTTTCTTTATTCTATAGAGAAATACATGTTACTTAATCGTTCTTAAGATTTTAATGCAATTGGTTAGCAACCAAAATTACAGATTGACACAAAGCGACATTTTTTAAGACAGTTTAACATgaattgttcgtaatgtgttgtcagTCATCTAGTAACATACAAGTGAAGGTTACATTATACACATTTAAATGCTTTTCAAAGGATTATCATCAACACAGGACAGACATTCGGAACAGTTGTAAATAACGACTAGGCCGCAAACGATGTTATTATCATCGACAtgtatgtaataaaaaaaaaaagcaacaaataaACCAGACTTTGGTCATACATCTGCTGAGCGGTATATATAATTTCTTTCAATGTATTTTGCACACGATATAAATGGTTGATTTAGGCTCATTTGTTCAACCGAGAGTAGCTAACCTAGCGTCGATAGCTAAACACTGTATGAACTAGGTGAAACTGTAATAACTCGGAATTAGCAAAAACACTGTTTTGTTGTACAATTACGATACGAAAATAATATATGTTACCTGCATCTTTGTGTGAAATTGGCAGTTTTGTAGTGTGGCTTAACTCTTCCTCCGGACGACCACTGCCGCCAACTTTTTCAAAATGGCAAGACGGGCTAAGCTGGTTGGCCAGCGGGTTGCACATCGAGAGTTTCCATTGGCCAGGAGAcggaaagaaaaaaactgagacattatgaatgtatatataaataaacaaaaacaaaacccatATTTGACAGTGCAAAAGAGATTTAAGGTGCTTTACTTAAGGAAATTTAAGAAATattttatgttaaaaaaaatgaccaagAGGAAGCAAAACTAGTTTCAACCCGAAAAAACtcccaaatatttttattttgaatacattgttttatttttcaagtatTAAGTTCAGCACCTTTGATTTCAGattcaagttttatttttttaagtacgAGTTTTGGTTTTAAAAGTACAAAACTTTTGACCCCAATCTACTACTTTAGTGTGTGACTGGCGGATCGCTCGTCATAACCTTTGACCAGTAGATGGCGGTAATGCCCCATAGAGCAGGTGGTAAACTGCCAAAaacagaaaagaagaagaaaagagtaGAAGGAAGAATAAATGTAATCATCATGGCGTGTAGCACGGAGGCAATTTTCAGCCAAGTTTTCAAAGTTATCATTAAATCAAAACTTTGGTCAACTGTCACTTTAGCCTTGGGCAGAAGTTGTGCTGGTTCAGTAGTTGAGGCCAAGTGCAAACATGAAGAAGTGCTTTCCCAATCAAGTTCCGTTTCAGTTCATTAAATCGATTTACCGTGCTTGAGGTGCTAGAATTCTCTCCTGCATAGTTTTATTTATAAAGGAACTGATATACTTAAAATTCAAACTGTACTTTAGATTTAATTAAATTATtacattaattaaattaattacaaTTATTAATTCAAATTAAGAGTCTACTGTAGGATGGTAAATCAAATCAATCCAATCCAAAACGTTGGTACCATGTTTCAAGTATGGCCCTGATCCGGCTGGCCTCAAGTGCCTGCACGCCCGGCTGCGGGACATCATCAATCAAAATGGCCGCTCATCACCTGCAGCCACGCCCTGACCAATCAGTGCCATACCAAAACCATTATCAGGAGTGTGCAGCCTCACTTTGGGTCTAACCGCCACAATGCGAGCTGAGTTGCTTTGTCCTGCAGAACCTACAGGTAAGTGAGCTCACCTCACGTGCTCCTGCAACATGGCGTCATTCTCTCGTCGTCTGTCTCACCAGCAATGGAGGCTGACTCTTCtcacgcgcccccttcccacggTTTGGGTCCTTGCGATGCAAACCTGCCACCCGGACCTCCACTCGGACCTCCACCGGGAGCTCCTTCCGGAGCCACACGGACCCGCGAGGCTCCAGGGGAAAGTCGTCCTGAGCAGCAGCAGAACCACAAGCCTATGTTCTTCTTTCAGCCCTCGCAGCCGTACATGCCCATGCAGGGGCTTCAGTGGCCGCTGGCCGTGGCCCTGCCGCTCGGATACAACCCCTACTACGGCTGCCCACCTTTAGGTCTGTTCGTGGCACTTCAACTTGATGATAGgccatgtatattttttttaaagtcatttcTGAGCATATGTTTGCACTCTATTCCAGGTTACGGGATGCCGATGATTCCACACTACCAGCCCAATCCTTACATTGAGCCCCCCGCTTTCGTCATGCCCCGAACGCACCTCCACCTGACCGACTACAGGCGCATGCTAAACCCTTACCAGCAGACCATGGCCTACCACGCCCGACGATACCGCTACCAGCACAGCGCACCGGCTAGAAAAGTCACCACCGCTGAGGTCCAAACGGAACCGCTCGCCGGTGTGCTTAGAACCGGGAAGCCAGGTTCCGGCAGCCCTGAGGTCCTCAAAGACTGCAATGGTGCgaacccgccgagcggatccgcCAGTCAACCAACTTTGGAGGTGCAGAATGATGCTCTGGAAGTGGGAGCCCCTCCCAACGGAAGCTTTGTCATCCAGACGGAGGAGTTGACCATTGAGTGCTGCACCGGACTCCAACTTCTTCACTCCCACGAGACCGCAGAGGTCTCCCACGGCTTCCCCACGGACAACGGGCCGGGCATTTCTGTGGAGAACACGCAAGCTTGTCCCGACATCTTCTTGGTTGGTGGTCCCAATGAAAAGATTCTCAAGTTGGAGGAGTCCAACGAGCACCAAGATCCCTTCACTGGCTCTGCTCTTCAGGATATACCCGTTGAGAAAGATCTACAGATGGCCTCACAGAGTATCCAATCTCAAGTTCTGGATCAACCAGTGTGGTCAATGGAGGACACTTTGGACTCGATGACCCCCGTGGAAGAATCCGATGGAAGGCGCCACTCGGCTGAAGAATTGCCTCCACATGAAGCTCCTGCAGGAGAAACCGGTCCCGCTCTGGAGGATGAGATGGCCTCTGAGGCGGAGGTGCGCTATATAATGGAGAAGGGATCTCCTGAGAAGAAGCAGGAAACAGAAGTTCCTCTTCCACCTGATTTGGGAAGTCCTCAACAGGAAGACAACCCACAACTTGGACAAGAACCAAACTTCCAGGAGCACCAGAACACCTCATTTGAGTCCTTACCCACCTATCTTCCCTCCAGCAGCTGGCTGGCAGATTTTGACAGAGCAAAAGTTTACAGCAGAATGCCGCCCACTCCCAAAAAGCAGAACCAAGCTGTGAACCGGACCACCTTAGAGGTTCCCACTcggaggaggaaactggagctgGAGTACAGGGAGGAACCTTGTGTGCGCAAGCCCAAGGAGCAATACAAGCCCAAAGGCAAGACTGGTCGACAGAGCCTCTCGGACCATGAGTGTTGCATCACCAGAACCTTCAACGAGAACATCTTTAGTCTGACGAGTGAACGATTTTGCAGCAGATGCTTGGCCAAGCCTGGTCCAGGCCTCAAAAGAAAGGCTGTCCCCTTCCAGCAGCGCAACCAGGCCCCGACGTCCACCTGTGACACCTGCAAGTCTCACACCGGCAAGAGGTTTCCGAGGAAAGGTTCCGTCCCCGACACACGGGCTCTGCGGCGTACGCGAGACACGGAAGGCGACTCGTCGGACGGCTCGTGTCACGCGGGCCTCAAGAGCCGCCTCGGCAGGCGCAAGAGGCCACtgggctccaagctgaactgggagAAGAACTGCACGCTCGACGAAGCGCAGCGCCGCCAACTCGAGGCCGGGGAGCGATTGCGCCACTGTCCCCACGGCAACGCCATTCGGGAGCTGGACGAGAACTTGCCAGCGCACGCCGAGCAGCTTTACTGGACACATGGGTGGCAAACAGGTGTGCCGAGGCAACTGGACTCCGGTTGAACATGTTTTCCTAAATCCAAACTGAATGTGCAATCTTTGATCCACCAGAGAAGTCATGGAAAACGGCCTCGGCCAATCCTGACGGCACGAGATCACCGCACTTGAACAAGCACAAGACGTCACATTCACAAGGTGCCTCCCTTGTTCTTTCTCCgagtccaaattttcaaatatttaatattattttctcTCTGCAGGAAGTCCAAGAAAAGACACACGATGCTGAGTTGCACAAGAGCACCAATCAGTCACTTTTAGATGTTTTGTACACTTAAATTATTTGCACTTATTTATATAGACGGTCACAAAATTTACTATTTATTAACCACTAAATAAACACAGATTATTTGGAgtcattgtttttctttgtcttttacATTTGTTGgcacaataaaaatatatttctgcAATAATTTAAGACTTCTGATGTACTCTGAAAAACATTTGAGCAGTAACACGTGGTCACAGGTAGGGGGCAGCAAAGCACAATACTGCCAGGCAGAGCGACCCTGATTAATTCGCTGCAAGAGAAggccaaaagatttttttttgtaaggagGGCTAAGACTGAAATAAGtctctggggggaaaaaataaacagtGGAAAACTAGGCTTGTTTTCCCCTGTGGACTTTAACAAAACTCTAACCTAGCTTACATGCTAATATTTTTAGTTTAGGGACTAAAAAGCATTTAACTGTTCAGCAATGCTTCCACGAGTGTGAATGTGGCCTGTGTATATGCTAAAGTGGCTAAAATTAGCATTGAGCTGCTTTTACCCCCTAAATGTTCTGTTTGCATTGTAGCCTAATGCTAATGTCATGCTAGCATTGGCATACACGTGCATTCCGGACTGAAAACTGTATTTTTGTATCTGTATTGATCCGCCATTATAAAATGCCCATTTTCAAATGAATGTCGGAGTGCCACATATCCGCCTCGTGATTTGATTGAGCCGCGCAGGCGACTGTGAACTCCATGATTGGCTGCTAATGTGCAATGTCAGGCCGCAGGGCAGCAAAACGtgttgaataaataacacatgttGAATTTAAAGCATTAGTGTTCACGCCGTGTTGAATCAGGCGATTAGTCCTGTTTTGCTGCGGTGGTCGCTTTGAATAAATCGTGTGGGGCTGTTGAGGAATTGCTTTCTTGGCTGCGGGGCGAGTCAATAGCAAAATGTAGCTTGTGTTGGATGTCTCTCTTTTGGGCAGATGACTTGAAAACCTTTGCTTATATGCACCCTTAGGTCACTCCGATGATTAAATATCCCGGTTTGGGATTATGTGCACACTCACGAGCATGAAGGCACTGCTAAAGTCAAACAAGTTGATCTGCCGCCTGCACTCAGCTGATatcatattcttttttttttttttttttttgccaactcTAATCCCTCCTCGCAGCATGCCGGCTGTATTCGGGAGGCCCCGCTGACGCTGCCGTGTGCACGCTTAACGTCACACTTTAGCAATTGTCGAAGGCCATGCAGCCCGGAGGAGACCATGCGGCtcataaaaaggtcattagACCTGCGGATGCTGCACAAACTAGATTGGGggaataaaaacacacacacagaaatgtcAAGGTGTGTGTGTTAACTTATTTTAAAAAGAGAAATGATGGAGGGAAGAAAAGGTAGAAGGCATGGAGGAAGGAGGGCAGGAAATGTGAATGCGAGGAAAGAAATGCAGTAGGAAGGAAAAAAGAACTCAAGGAAGcaagtaatgaaggacaaaaggaagaaaatgtgGAGGGAGGAACAAATTAAGAAAGAAAAGGATGGAGTGACATGAAGGAAGATATAAagataaaagaaaagaaatatagAAAGTAGGAACAGAAGTCAAGGTCAGGAGAGGAAACGAGATACCCGGCCAGAAAATTCAATTTCTTCTTCATTTGCGACATGTTAATACGGCCTCCCCACCGCACCACCACGGACCACCCCTGAGCCGAGCTCCAAAATGTCCAAAGTGAAAAGCAAATTAgccggcaatcattcatcacccACAGAGAGAAGATGAGAGAATTAATTAGCGCGGCAGGAAGAGCCAAGTGCTTAGCGATTTGTTGCTTAGCGCCGACCAAGCGGCACATTTGCAGGCCGACGACATCCAAAAATTGTCCAAACATGTTCTTGACCTTCAGGGCTGATTTTGAAACTGGATCATCACGTTGGTGCATAGACCTTTATTCGGTTTGAATGATTTTGAGCGACCGGCAGAGGCGCTTCTTGGCCTTTCTCGCCGTCATAAGCTTCAAAGTATTGCCACCACCAAGATGATATTGGCAACGCGGCGCTCATGCGAAGGTTAACCCGCTTACGGAATCTCCATCTAGGCCCGGTAAAGTGATTCTGCTCGCTCCCGGGCGTCCATCTCCCGGCCGGAGAGGACCTTCGGCAACCCGAATAAACTCAATCTCCCGTCACGGTGAATCCGATTATACAAGTTTGCGCCGAGGTCACCTTCCAGACGCAGAGGGAGATTTTGATTGCACTTGGACGGGAAGGCTCCGTCGTGCTCCATATGGAACGGCTGAAATTGCAAAGCTGTAGTCATGGTTACAAGAGTCAAAGTGAGCGAGCCCTCGTTCAGGTTCGGGAATCGACTCTTGCTGTGCGTCCTAGACGTCATTTTCGGGATGAGTGTGGACggcggggaaaaaaagacaGGCTTCCAAACTAGTTTGAAGCTTTCTAATGAAGCATTTAACCTCTTGAGCGTGTGAATGTGACACTGGGAACACTCGTGGAAAAGACGAACATGCTCGTCCATGGAGTGCCATGCTAACTGCTAACCCCCCCTCcaataattttaaaataaacaaacaagagTTCACTGTACAGAATTAGCTTGTAATTACTTGACAAAACCATTTATCTCACCCAAGTTGCAGCTAATTAGCATAGCATTAGCACCACTTTAAAGTTTGTGGCAAAAGTCGTAAGTAATTAGCGTAGCCGCACGCATCGCTGAATGTCATTGATCCCGAGCGTCATTATCTTAATTGTCATTCATCGCCATCGCCGGCGGATAAATAAACAAGAGCAACCTTGAGTCGTCGTTTTCCTCGCTTTGTTgatcaataacttgactgattaGCAGCAAAGTCAACAAGCAGCAGAAATGTTTCATAGCAAACAAATGACGAATCAAGTTTTGTTTGCATGAAGATGAATAATCAGCAAGGACAGACTTAAGAAACTGAGTGGGCAACTTTTGCAAGACAGCAAGACCTTGGCAAAAAGGCCTACGCGACCTATGGAGCGGGTGTTGGTTCTTTTCTGACCACAGCCACACTTATCAGTGGGTGTGTACACTTATGCAACCTCATGATCTTCGATCGCTCTCGCCACAGCCCCGCCCTCTCAACCCTTAACCTTGCCCAACCTGCGCGTGCTCGAGTGCGCGTGCGCGCCGGAGGCAGGCGGGCAGGGAGGGCGTTTCCGCCTGACGAGAGGCGGCCGCCTGTTCTGCGCCTTGCTCATGTTCCTCTCGTCTTGTTTTGTTGCCTTCCTTCGCGTTCACACGACGGCGAGGACCACAAACGCGcaagcacacgcacgcacgctcgcatTGCCGCACGAGGTGAGTCGCTTCCTTTTGCGCTTCATCATCAACATTTCTGTCCTTCTGATTTTTGTTCCGATCTACTGTCACGATTTAGTTCTTAGCCTGAGGGCGTGAGCGCATGTGGGTTTTTGTTTTCGTCCTGGGCTATTGTGTCTGGAGCAAATGGTGTGTTCACGTTCATGCAAAAATTTGCTTTGTGCGGTGCGCTTATGAATAGCGCGTGCTGCGCGTGCACGTCTCCATTGTCCAAGCACTGTGAGACGATCCGACAAAGTTAAAGTCATCAGCCCTCACAAGGAGcttgatatttttatttatttattttttatcccaGCTGGAATGAATCACGGGAGGTCACGTCAGGACGAGTTTGGaggggacccccccccccccttcccctcctgCACCCACAAAGTCTTTCTTTTGAAATAACAAGCTGGATGTTCTCCCACTTTGAGGAAGTCTCGACTTAATCTTGCTGTGTAATTGCCTGCAGGATTACGGCGGTTTAACACGACGTCCCTGGCAGCTCTTTGCTTCTTGACGACAACTCGgactcagtgtgtgtgcgtgagtgccaAATGAGATGTTTGTGAGTCAGCGAGAACATGCCAAACATTCCCGagtttgttgttttccttttgctAATCTCAAGCAAGGCAATCAGAAGTGGCCAAAGGGCCC includes:
- the LOC125986121 gene encoding uncharacterized protein, coding for MRAELLCPAEPTAMEADSSHAPPSHGLGPCDANLPPGPPLGPPPGAPSGATRTREAPGESRPEQQQNHKPMFFFQPSQPYMPMQGLQWPLAVALPLGYNPYYGCPPLGYGMPMIPHYQPNPYIEPPAFVMPRTHLHLTDYRRMLNPYQQTMAYHARRYRYQHSAPARKVTTAEVQTEPLAGVLRTGKPGSGSPEVLKDCNGANPPSGSASQPTLEVQNDALEVGAPPNGSFVIQTEELTIECCTGLQLLHSHETAEVSHGFPTDNGPGISVENTQACPDIFLVGGPNEKILKLEESNEHQDPFTGSALQDIPVEKDLQMASQSIQSQVLDQPVWSMEDTLDSMTPVEESDGRRHSAEELPPHEAPAGETGPALEDEMASEAEVRYIMEKGSPEKKQETEVPLPPDLGSPQQEDNPQLGQEPNFQEHQNTSFESLPTYLPSSSWLADFDRAKVYSRMPPTPKKQNQAVNRTTLEVPTRRRKLELEYREEPCVRKPKEQYKPKGKTGRQSLSDHECCITRTFNENIFSLTSERFCSRCLAKPGPGLKRKAVPFQQRNQAPTSTCDTCKSHTGKRFPRKGSVPDTRALRRTRDTEGDSSDGSCHAGLKSRLGRRKRPLGSKLNWEKNCTLDEAQRRQLEAGERLRHCPHGNAIRELDENLPAHAEQLYWTHGWQTEKSWKTASANPDGTRSPHLNKHKTSHSQGSPRKDTRC